cgaagatgttgtattgtccagcttcgtaatcttcggcaagtacgaatccgtttcgattctgtcttctgtttccccacagctcatgccgtgcgttcaggtccccagcaatgatgaatttgttttgtcttcgagtgagcatagccagatctcgcttcaatgatgcacacgtaccatctcgaagattggtttgtttggggcagtacgctgcaatgatgatgatgggtcccatcgtcgttgtaatctcaattccgatggcttctatgagttgcaatttaaaggctgacagaagcctgtgctgaatggatcgtttaatggcaatggcaactccccctcctctggtagttgccctgtcgagcctgtgaatcctgtaattggaaataaaaatagaaatttcaggtttaagatgagtttcagttaaaatagcaatatcggcattcttctcttgaagaaagtcggacaattcagcagttttgctcctgagtgagcaagcattccaatttactataaccaactcattatgtCGAGCGTAGTGTTTGCTACAATCGCATTAATCAGATGATGGCATTAATAGACTTTATTTATCAaccaaaagaaacgaaaatttaaaaaaaatacgtgCTTAAAGGAGCACTTATCATGGGAAGTAATTGTCCCGATAGTTCGTTCCCAGCGCAGTCATGAGAGCTGTTATTTACCCATCAAATCTCGCATCCCGTATGCATTAATATTGCACTGATTCATATAGCGGCGGAAGCCTAAGTTCGGGTCGAGACACCAGATAAGCTGGTGCTGATGGCAATGTAAATTAACTAGCAAGGACCATGACGAAATGCGAAGgaacaaaacataaacaaactccAAAAGGGAACGATAACAAATATCGGTTAGAACTTGCTCTCGGAGGGTTGTGGTAATAAAGTCATAAATGCATCTCTAACGAAGGATTCAATAAATCGACGATCTAGTAACCGTCATGGAAACATCTGGTGAAATAATTAACATGCTCTTCAAGCATACAGATAAGGTGCCGCATATGTTTAGATAGGACGGCTAAGCAAgatttgaacttgaacttgaaccttCTAGGAGGGCCCTTGCAGCCGTTAGGGAATAGAGTGGGATAGCACGAAATGCAAGTGCAACCATCTAATCAAATCTTTATGTAGTAGTGAGGCACCAGGAATTTGTTTACCGTGCTGACGAATGGTAACGTCAGCATCTAAGGAGAAAGGGAGATAGTAATAAATGTTGCACTGCATGTCGTGCAACATCTTTAATATTTTACCATAAGATTCATGTATATATAGTTTaaggaaaaaataaatcagtcaTCAGTTACCAGAGAAAACGGTCGTTCGCATTCATCACTAGAAAGAAAATTCCCGGACGAGCCCCCACCAGAAGAAGTCATCCTCCCCTAGAAGGAAGCATCATCGCCCAGGAAGTAATTCTCTCTAAGAAGAGAATTGTATAAGTATAATTTActtcaacaaatatttcttcCTTTCCCTTCGCAGGTACAGTCCGCTGGAGAACCGTAGCCAGCATAAAAGCGTACTTCCGCTCTTATGCCCTACTTGCTTCTCCCCGGATATCCGAAAACTTTAATCGTAAAGTCTTAAggcaaattaaaaagaattTGCGACAGGGAACAGTCAGTCGCTCTGACGGCTGACATTttggtggctccagagaggaGCGTATCGCAAATTCTTTTAACTTGCTTAAGCTTTATCAAAAGACTCTGGAATAGTTGCTTTAAACTATTTTGgagaatatttgttgaaaaaaaaaaatattattatcatTGCCATTAGCAGTAGATAATTTGAGTTGCGGGAACTTCTAAATAGATTAACATAGCAATTCTCTGTACTAAAATGGAGTTTGTGGCTAATCCAAATGGACATTGTCGCCTTTGCACGAAGAAAGATCGTGCAATGGTCGAAATGATAACTTGCGATGAGTGCGATAGGTGGTTCCATTTATCTTGTGTGAATCTTGATAAACGGCCACCAAGACCAGAGGACTGGTACTGTATGAAATGCCAGCAGCGTAAAAAAGAATACGCTGCAATGACGAAGGACTTGGAAGTGACAAATATGGCACTCCAAGCAAAAAATGGCAGCAGCAGGGCAATTATTGAGCTGATGAGAATACACGAGAGGACCATGTTATCCCTCGTGACTTCCATTCAGAATACGAGCATGAAAGAAGACGCAATGTCAGTAAATTCAGGAAACTCGATTGAATGGAAAAGTTATTATGAAACCTTGCCTAAGATTATCGGTAATGCCAGAGGAATGGAGCAGCAACCAAAGCTGCACCGATATGATATGCTGCAGCCAAGTACGACTGGTGGAACAACTGGAATTACAATAACCACTGGCTCAGAAAAGAACACAAGCGATTCTGAAGAGTTAGAGTGTGATAgtaatgaaaatgattttgtcgGATTCGATGAGGACGTCGCTGGTAGAGAGAACGGAATGTTAAGTTCTCCAAGATCCTCAAGTTCGATTCCGATTTCACAAATTCTGAAAAAGTCCAAGAACTGGAAGCAAATCTTTGGTCGTCTACGGAAGCATATGGGGAAAATGTGGTTGCCTCGGTGAGAAGTGTCACATTAGGATCTTCCGACGAACAGAACAAAATGAAATCTGTTGTTGGTATGGCACCAGCACCTGGGAATGCATTTGACAACAACGCTAAAGTATTAGCTATGTCTACGATGGTGACTAAGAGAAAAGTCACCGCTCCTGTCAATGCTCTCGACGAAGCCTTCAGTGTACCCTTTGAATATGAATGGAAAAGGGAATTGGTTTATTATGCCAAGTTGGATGGCAATAGTAAAGATACAAATAATTATATCATCATGCCACTACACGGGGGGTTAACGTCGGATAATTTTACGTTTAAGAAAGATTCCGTGGGTGGATCATCAGATGAAAAAATTATACGAAGTGCCAAATCATATGGATTAACGCCTCGACGTTCTCTGAACTCCTTACCTATACCAGAACCACTACCAGGCAACAATTTGGGTAAACTGCTCAAAGAAACAAGTTCACCGCCATGTGTGTCGTTGGTATGTGCATCCGTAAGTCGATCAGGTACAACTCCTTCATTGCGCTCGAATTCGCAAACCCCTCCTGAATCAAGAGAAATAAGGACTGGTTCCCAAGCTACCTTTGTGTGTCGAATGAGGAACCAGGTAGCGAACCACCTCCGACTGTGGAAAAATGTTCGATTGAAGAATTCGCTCGTTAATGATTGGACTGAATTggaagatattttcaaaaaaaaaaaaaacggcacaaAGTATTCAAACATCAAATTTATAGATGTCAGGGCATTCTCTGTTTGGAGAAAAGTATGCAGAGACTAATATTTTGAatggaaaatatcaattttattaCTTCCAAACATAACTTGGATCCTGCTTGGACgatgaaagacaaaaaaaaaggttaatgTTCAAAATTGCTGAAATAGAATAAttttaaaaggaaataaaaatcaTGTTAAGGTAAGACATTCATTATTTAGAAGAAAGAAGGATAAATTATATCCCTTTGTTGACACCAAGATTAGAGTCATGATAGCTCTTCTCTCACGTGTAGGGACTGTTGTAAACGCGTTTCCATTTTAGTATAATGGAATGAATTATTTTGGACCTTTCTATGTTTAAAAGATATAAATGTCAAAAAGGGGAGTTATTTTCACTTGTTCAGTTACACGTGGAATACACTTCGAAATGGCAGAAAATTTGAGTACCGATGCCTTTTTCGTATGCTTTAGGAATTTTCAGTGTCGCAGAGGTAAAGTAACTCAGCTTTACAGCGACAACGGAACTAATTTCGTTGGAGCCGAAAGAGAGTTGAAACGCCTCCTACAAGAACTCGACACAAGAATGAGACAAGGAGAAGCAGCAAAGTTAGAAATTTCATGGGTGTTTAACCCTCCAGCGGCTCCACATTTTGGAGGCGTATGGGAGAGGTTAATAGGAATAATAAAGAAGGCGCTTAGTGTCATGATAGACGATATGTCTAAAAGGACACCTACGAGTGAAGTGCTGCGATCAGCCTTTATTCAAGCGGAGTGGTTTGTTAATTCACGTCCTTTGATACATAGAGCTTTAAAGGATGTGAATGATGAGCTATTAACCCCCTTCCATGCGATCTTAGGAAGGCCGGGACAATATGCACCACCCTTCGAGATTGATCCAAAACCTTACGATAAGAACTCGCAGGCAAGGATTCAACACGCCATGAAGGTATTTTGGGATAAATGGAAGAAAGAGTATCTTCCAACACTTATCACCAGAGAGAAATGGACTGGAGATGTCAAACCAATTAAGACTGATGATATAGTCTTAATGGTAGATAATGAAGAACCACCTGGACGGTGGTTGAAAGGACGTGTTGTCAAATTAATCATTTCTGATGATGGCGTAGCTAGACAAGCTGAAGTTATCACCGGAAAAGGTACTTTTAGGCGCGCAGTTGCTAAACTCGCGATATTGGACGTCGAGAGGAAGGATTTAACTCCTGAGCCGACGCAAAGTAAACAAGAATCAGAGCATGTAATAATGCACGTATCTGAAACTGAATCCGCTGATCCTAAGTTTGAAGATCACCGGATTGAAATGAAACGAGAAATTAACAATATTTCTCAATCGGGCAAAAAGAAAAGACCAGTTATTCGTTTTTCTCCTCGTTCTGTACTTGCAGCTATGTTAACTACAGCAGCAGTTCTCAGCACGGCGAATTCCTTATTAGTAACACCGGTCGAGCAAGATGGGGTATTTCTCGACCACATAGGAACTACTTTTATGAAACGGGGCATATGGCGGACGAATATAAATACGTCGATATCGCCGAATGAAGACCGGGAATTGATCGAAGGCATAAGATGTAATATGTCAGCAACAAGGAAGCGCATGACCAAGgacataaaaaatgaaaatatgaataGAATTTTGAGCGTCTTCGACAAATTATGCTCGGAtgcaatttccgaaattgattaTGAGCGAACAAGATCTCGACGCTCAAAAGGGATATTTGGATTCTTGTGGAGCTTCCTATTCGGTGAAAATGACATCGAAACTGAACTAAAAGCAATGAGAATGCACgacaatgaaaaaatacatcAGTTATCTGAGTCGTTAGTTCAATTAAATGGAAAGACCACTGAGATGGGAAATACCTTAAACGATCAATTCTACGGTCTGATGAAGGAAACAAACCACCTGAAGCAAAAGTACGCCCTAGGTGAAACGGAGTACTTGGAAAGTCGTTTGATCGAGATAATCATGCTTTCTCGAGAGACTATTGACGCAGTGCTTCACAAGTACAAAAGGATGAGATCATATCCACTTTCGACGGAAGAACTTACCGCAACGTTCGACAACATCTCGTCAACATTGCCAGCAGGACTAACAGTTCTTCGACAATCCTCATTGGTAAAATATGAAACGCAGCAGATCAATGGGACTATCGTAATCGCAATGTACACTGTAGTTGTCAGCAAAACAGTGTACGAAATGTTTCGAATTATTCCTGTACCtcatatggaaaatcatgccatCATTGATATAGGAAAACCACGCATACTGATTGACCATAACGGGGAATATTTCTACCCAACTACGGAACCAGTACGGATGAACCAAACTCATTTTATCGTGGAACCTAGCCCGGTTCATAAGGAGCTTGACTGCGTATCTGGACTAGTGGCACACAAACTTTCGAAAAGCCGCTGCAATATTACGCACCTATCGCCACCATACGCCGAGATGATTTCACTCACGGATGAGAACCAGGTGCTTTACTTCGCCAGCGACTCAACTAGTATTATAATTCACTGCAAGAATTCTATTATAGCGCCACCATACAAGGTGGCTGTAGTTAAATTAGATTTCGATtgtaaaatccaaaataataagAGTGTTATATATGGATTCGTGAATAGGGAAGAAAGGCGGACAAACTTATTCTTTAAAGAAAGAATTCAGATTAATTTCAATTAAGAGAAGAATGAAACGGCATTAGCAGAATTAAATAAGCCTGCGAATCCATTTgacaacaaaattttcactaTAACAACGGATGATTATAAGGAACAAGATATAGGTGAACCCATTATTGAATATGTATTAGTGGGTGTAGGATTGTTAGGTATTATGTATGTGGTAGTATATATTTATCTACGAgttaaaaaatgtaatacaacaCGAAATTCCAGAAGACCGGCGGAGTGTTTGTTTCCACTTCCGCGAAATACAGCTGAAAGctcgttataaaaaaaataaggtCTTTGCAATTATTTATAGGAATAATAAACTTAACAGAGAGGACGaacacaatttgaaaatttaagagTAAACACCAATATTCCACGACAGTCGCTCGATTATCAATAAAGGTAATTCTTCAGGAAGATTTACGGGGCCAGAAATGTCGAGCGTAGTGTTTGCTACAATCGCATTAATCAGATGATGGCATTAATAGACTTTATTTATCAaccaaaagaaacgaaaatttaaaaaaaatacgtgCTTAAAGGAGCACTTATCATGGGAAGTAATTGTCCCGATAGTTCGTTCCCAGCGCAGTCATGAGAGCTGTTATTTACCCATCAAATCTCGCATCCCGTATGCATTAATATTGCACTGATTCATATAGCGGCGGAAGCCTAAGTTCGGGTCGAGACACCAGATAAGCTGGTGCTGATGGCAATGTAAATTAACTAGCAAGGACCATGACGAAATGCGAAGgaacaaaacataaacaaactccAAAAGGGAACGATAACAAATATCGGTTAGAACTTGCTCTCGGAGGGTTGTGGTAATAAAGTCATAAATGCATCTCTAACGAAGGATGCAATAAATCGACGATCTAGTAACCGTCATGGAAACATCTGGTGAAATAATTAACATGCTCTTCAAGCATACAGATAAGGTGCCGCATATGTTTAGATAGGACGGCTAAGCAAgatttgaacttgaacttgaaccttCTAGGAGGGCCCTTGCAGCCGTTAGGGAATAGAGTGGGATAGCACGAAATGCAAGTGCAACCATCTAATCAAATCTTTATGTAGTAGTGAGGCACCAGGAATTTGTTTACCGTGCTGACGAATGGTAACGTCAGCATCTAAGGAGAAAGGGAGATAGTAATAAATGTTGCACTGCATGTCGTGCAACATCTTTAATATTTTACCATAAGATTCATGTATATATAGTTtaaggaaattaaaaataaatcagtcATCAGTTACCAGAGAAAACGGTCGTTCGCATTCATCACTAGAAAGAAAATTCCCGGACGAGCCCCCACCAGAAGAAGTCATCCTCCCCTAGAAGGAAGCATCATCGCCCAGGAAGTAATTCTCTCTAAGAAGAGAATTGTATAAGTATAATTTActtcaacaaatatttcttcCTTTCCCTTCGCAGGTACAGTCCGCTGGAGAACCGTAGCCAGCATAAAAGCGTACTTCCGCTCTTATGCCCTACTTGCTTCTCCCCGGATATCCGAAAACTTTAATCGTAAAGTCTTAAggcaaattaaaaagaattTGCGACAGGGAACAGTCAGTCGCTCTGACGGCTGacacattatattgcatattcgatgatgaatttgcctaaggcgttgatttgctctaaccgcgttctgcagtttcgtagttttgttgtcattgtttcaaaaatgacgatcagttgttcagcagagaataaatcaccagagtcatcctttgcttgtggttgattattgccccatccaggagggattcttgaggaagattctttttgagatccagcggctgaagtctttggattgctccgaggaagtggcggcaaattcggaatatccctcttcggtgggagccgtgggaaattaacttcatccttctgtggaacattcttgcgcgttgattgtttgcgggacgcctgttgtcgaatttttgtgaactcagcacgtttgggacacgatttgctagtagatggatggtcgccatcacagttcacacattttacagcgatgtcatctagtaggcaatcgttggtattgtgtggttcggcacacttcccgcaccgacttttcatgtggcaattcctcgctccatggccgtagttcaaacagttcgtgcactgtgtgacatcccgatgtaccggtttatacttttgccattcgatgattatgtgaaataacgatttaatcgttttcagttgactcatggtgatggagcccttctccagatgaatcaggtacagttgatctctaaactttttgtccgtattatggcgcttcattttaaataccatcaaaggctttagtccagcctccgaaagtgcctgctttagttcggcttccatcatgtcgggtagtcctcgaagtacaaccttcataggtttgttggcggcaatatcgtgtgtgaagtattccgcttttgtctgcttcagatagcattccactcctttgtagtggttcaaagccggaacagttattttgtagccttcagtacataaacggattgttgcctgtagtcctttgctgatcagtgtgttgaaatccgagcgtagagttggtgggaagcccttcaggtagaaaggcggcattttttccttcttctgcagttcctcttcgacatctactggcagatcagcatattggtttttactcagcaaacggtcgtttacctgtacatcacttggcttcagacgcttagcatcctttggatccttctcggatctatggcggtttttacccatagcttgggtaggtagacaactgcgaataaaaaataaaacaaaatcgaaattagtcgtagtaggttattcgtctatccacatcgagtgttagatgacgaatattgattgaatttttgttaagagatttccttttatgtgatttcgtttgtagctttctcactacactgaaagaaaacgccagccgcattttgaatgaaatttcattcaatgcgataaagaactgagaattccgactattgaatgatagaacaatctgaatgatcatatgatcaatgttcagtgagttttacttcttatatgtgtgattaccattcatatattataTGACTGTCAGTTACGTTTGAAATGTTAGTGAACTGTGTGTTAATCATCATGAATCAGACTGAATGTATGTTACCCGTTGTCATTTTAATCCTTGAGAAGAGTTTATTCCTAATAATGAATTAtagaacagttcgaataattttatgatgaGCGAAAATCGAGTTTCATACTCAtttcttctgatttttttccatcatttatatgattggcataaatatatggaattgtattacaattgtatgtaaaattgataaaatcgaaatgaatttgttatatgatattcccgtaacaaaaaagtacgggtgtgtaatgtcagagacataactggatgtcgtgaatacgaatatgacacgatttatttatgcttccgaattcgaattggtagttcatcgattgtttgaattgtgcaactttcccctctttcattactagaaatttaaacgatgcg
This genomic window from Malaya genurostris strain Urasoe2022 chromosome 1, Malgen_1.1, whole genome shotgun sequence contains:
- the LOC131431097 gene encoding uncharacterized protein LOC131431097 isoform X1 gives rise to the protein MSKRGVIFTCSVTRGIHFEMAENLSTDAFFVCFRNFQCRRGKVTQLYSDNGTNFVGAERELKRLLQELDTRMRQGEAAKLEISWVFNPPAAPHFGGVWERLIGIIKKALSVMIDDMSKRTPTSEVLRSAFIQAEWFVNSRPLIHRALKDVNDELLTPFHAILGRPGQYAPPFEIDPKPYDKNSQARIQHAMKVFWDKWKKEYLPTLITREKWTGDVKPIKTDDIVLMVDNEEPPGRWLKGRVVKLIISDDGVARQAEVITGKGTFRRAVAKLAILDVERKDLTPEPTQSKQESEHVIMHVSETESADPKFEDHRIEMKREINNISQSGKKKRPVIRFSPRSVLAAMLTTAAVLSTANSLLVTPVEQDGVFLDHIGTTFMKRGIWRTNINTSISPNEDRELIEGIRCNMSATRKRMTKDIKNENMNRILSVFDKLCSDAISEIDYERTRSRRSKGIFGFLWSFLFGENDIETELKAMRMHDNEKIHQLSESLVQLNGKTTEMGNTLNDQFYGLMKETNHLKQKYALGETEYLESRLIEIIMLSRETIDAVLHKYKRMRSYPLSTEELTATFDNISSTLPAGLTVLRQSSLVKYETQQINGTIVIAMYTVVVSKTVYEMFRIIPVPHMENHAIIDIGKPRILIDHNGEYFYPTTEPVRMNQTHFIVEPSPVHKELDCVSGLVAHKLSKSRCNITHLSPPYAEMISLTDENQVLYFASDSTSIIIHCKNSIIAPPYKVAVVKLDFDCKIQNNKSVIYGFVNREERRTNLFFKERIQINFN
- the LOC131431097 gene encoding uncharacterized protein LOC131431097 isoform X2, with the protein product MLTTAAVLSTANSLLVTPVEQDGVFLDHIGTTFMKRGIWRTNINTSISPNEDRELIEGIRCNMSATRKRMTKDIKNENMNRILSVFDKLCSDAISEIDYERTRSRRSKGIFGFLWSFLFGENDIETELKAMRMHDNEKIHQLSESLVQLNGKTTEMGNTLNDQFYGLMKETNHLKQKYALGETEYLESRLIEIIMLSRETIDAVLHKYKRMRSYPLSTEELTATFDNISSTLPAGLTVLRQSSLVKYETQQINGTIVIAMYTVVVSKTVYEMFRIIPVPHMENHAIIDIGKPRILIDHNGEYFYPTTEPVRMNQTHFIVEPSPVHKELDCVSGLVAHKLSKSRCNITHLSPPYAEMISLTDENQVLYFASDSTSIIIHCKNSIIAPPYKVAVVKLDFDCKIQNNKSVIYGFVNREERRTNLFFKERIQINFN